From the genome of Chelmon rostratus isolate fCheRos1 chromosome 1, fCheRos1.pri, whole genome shotgun sequence, one region includes:
- the gnpnat1 gene encoding glucosamine 6-phosphate N-acetyltransferase produces MLLDETPLFDPSLLQELDWSSNTVSFSPPISVSSPGEGLVLRPLCMADFNRGFFKVLSQLTQTGDVTPEQFTKKFEHMKKTGDYYVVVVEDINLGQIVATATLITEHKFIHSCAKRGRVEEVVVSESCRGKQLGKLLMSTLFLLSKKLNCYKITLECLPTNVAFYQKFGYAASDETYMQCRFFD; encoded by the exons ATGCTGCTGGACGAGACTCCGCTTTTTGATCCCTCCCTGCTCCAGGAGCTAGACTGGAGTAGCAACactgtctccttctctccccccATCTCCGTGTCGAGCCCAGGGGAAGGCCTGGTGCTCAGGCCGCTCTGTATGGCAGACTTCAACAGGG GATTCTTCAAGGTTTTATCTCAACTCACTCAGACAGGCGATGTCACACCGGAGCAGTTTACAA AAAAGTTTGAGCATATGAAGAAGACAGGAGACTACTACGTCGTTGTGGTGGAGGACATAAATCTGGGACAGATTGTTGCCACCGCCACTTTGATCACAGAACACAAATTCATCCACTCCTGTGCTAAG AGGGGccgggtggaggaggtggtagTCAGTGAATCGTGCAGAGGGAAGCAGCTGGGCAAACT GTTAATGTCAACTCTCTTTCTTCTCAGCAAAAAACTCAATTGCTATAAAATCACGCTGGAATGTTTGCCCACAAATGTGGCTTTCTACCAAAAGTTTGGCTACGCTGCCTCAGATGAGACTTACATGCAGTGTCGATTTTTCGACTGA